CCCTGGATTTTCCACCTGGATAACGTAAAGGACTTTTAATCATCTTTGTTTCCCTCACCGTATTCGATTATGACCTCAAAGTTGTTTGCTCTTGCTTCTTTGAAGAGAGCGTTAATAAATTCTTCTTTGTTTTTCCTGAAGCAATTTTGCTGGAAGAATGTTGTAATTTCATTTTCATATTTTATGGACTCTAATCTTTTCTTGTGTCCATTTGAATCGTTTTCCTAATTCTAATGCTGAAATAATTTGTAACGCTTTCGTGGTTCCAATTCCAGGGAATTCGCTTAATTGTTCTATAGAAATTGAATTATTTAGATTTGTGCGAATATATTCAACTAGTTCTTTGCTTAAATCAAAGACATTTTTTTCCTTGGAACCATGCCCCAAAATAATAGCAATCAAATCTTCAGTAGTTATTTGAGCAGGATTTTTAATCTCAAGCAATTTTTCCCTTGGTCTTTTAGATTCATTATTCATCCCTTAATTCCTCAATAACCTTCATTTTTATTCGGACAACGACCATTTTTATTTTTTCCTCGGTTTTTTCCTTATCCATTTTCTTTCTGCTTGCAATTGCAACTAGCGGGATGTGGATGAGCGAAGTGCCCCTTATGGTTTTTGCAAAATTAACTTCCACTTTTCTGGAATACCATAAAATAAATTAAAAATCAAACATCAAAATGTAAAATTACAAATCAAAAATCAAAATATTCTCCAGCTACTTTGTTAATTTACAAGTATTTTTGCATTTTGCATTGTAATTTTGATATTT
This genomic window from bacterium contains:
- a CDS encoding UPF0758 domain-containing protein; this translates as MNNESKRPREKLLEIKNPAQITTEDLIAIILGHGSKEKNVFDLSKELVEYIRTNLNNSISIEQLSEFPGIGTTKALQIISALELGKRFKWTQEKIRVHKI